In a single window of the Pseudomonas oryzihabitans genome:
- a CDS encoding c-type cytochrome produces MKGLAGLVVLALLGSELAWADADNGRNLFLRRCHNCHSVGPSAQSGFGPQLNDLFGRQAGSLPGYHYSEAMRQAGFAWDREALAAFLRDPEQKVPGTKMRFWGIGDAEDLRDIADYLQTQHSAP; encoded by the coding sequence ATGAAGGGCCTGGCTGGGCTGGTCGTGCTGGCATTGCTCGGTAGTGAACTGGCCTGGGCCGACGCCGATAACGGCCGCAATCTCTTCCTGCGGCGCTGCCATAACTGCCATTCGGTAGGGCCGAGCGCTCAATCCGGTTTCGGTCCCCAGCTCAACGACCTCTTCGGTCGCCAGGCCGGTAGCCTCCCGGGCTACCACTACTCCGAGGCCATGCGCCAGGCCGGCTTCGCCTGGGATCGCGAGGCCCTGGCGGCCTTCTTGCGTGATCCCGAGCAGAAGGTGCCGGGCACCAAGATGAGGTTCTGGGGCATCGGCGATGCCGAGGATCTGCGCGATATCGCCGACTATCTGCAGACCCAACACAGCGCACCCTGA
- the cpdA gene encoding 3',5'-cyclic-AMP phosphodiesterase, which yields MSLPDSVNAPLVVQLTDSHLFARANGRLLGIDTAASLQQVVAQVVQEQPRIDLLLASGDLSQDGSVASYQRFCELTEPLAAPMRWLAGNHDENAPMAKACGDRDFLDTVTDLGAWRLILLDSTVRGCVFGELEQAQLATLDEALSAAPERPALICLHHHPVPVGCGWMEPLGLNRPDELFAVLDRHPQVKVVLWGHIHQEFDQLRNGVRLLASPSTGLQFEPGSQEFKAGDQAPGYRWLRLLPDGELETGVSRLQQHAFTVDHSAAGY from the coding sequence GTGAGTTTGCCGGATAGTGTCAACGCTCCTCTCGTTGTCCAGCTGACCGATAGTCATCTGTTTGCCCGTGCCAATGGACGGTTGCTGGGTATCGACACGGCAGCCAGCCTGCAACAGGTGGTCGCTCAGGTGGTACAGGAGCAGCCACGCATCGATCTGTTGCTGGCCAGCGGTGACCTCTCCCAGGACGGCTCGGTAGCCTCCTATCAGCGGTTCTGCGAACTGACCGAACCCCTCGCTGCGCCGATGCGCTGGCTGGCCGGCAATCACGACGAAAACGCGCCCATGGCCAAGGCCTGTGGCGACCGCGATTTTCTGGACACCGTCACCGATCTTGGTGCCTGGCGCCTCATCCTGCTCGACAGCACCGTGCGCGGCTGCGTCTTCGGCGAGCTGGAGCAGGCACAGCTGGCTACCCTGGACGAGGCTTTGAGCGCGGCGCCCGAGCGTCCGGCGCTGATCTGCCTGCACCATCACCCGGTGCCGGTAGGCTGTGGCTGGATGGAACCTCTGGGCCTGAACCGGCCGGACGAGCTGTTTGCCGTGCTGGATCGTCACCCACAGGTCAAGGTGGTGCTCTGGGGGCATATCCACCAGGAATTCGATCAGCTGCGCAATGGCGTGCGGCTGCTGGCCTCGCCGTCCACCGGCCTGCAATTCGAACCGGGCAGCCAGGAGTTCAAGGCGGGCGACCAGGCCCCTGGCTATCGCTGGTTGCGCCTGCTGCCCGACGGCGAGCTGGAGACCGGTGTCTCGCGTCTGCAACAGCATGCCTTCACCGTGGATCACAGCGCGGCAGGCTACTAG
- a CDS encoding type 1 glutamine amidotransferase domain-containing protein has translation MATSLNGKKIAILVTDGFEQAELTGPKEALEQVGAQTHIISAESGQVQGWDGTEPADSFPVDLTFAEANAGDYDAVLLPGGVVNADTIRIDTQAQQLTKQIADAGKPVAVICHGAWLLISAGLVQGKTMTSWPSLTDDLKNAGATWQDQEVIVDGQLVSSRKPDDIPAFNREFIKLLAG, from the coding sequence ATGGCTACATCCCTGAACGGCAAGAAAATCGCCATCCTGGTCACCGACGGCTTCGAGCAGGCCGAGCTCACCGGCCCAAAAGAGGCCTTGGAACAGGTAGGTGCCCAGACCCACATCATCTCCGCCGAGAGCGGCCAGGTGCAGGGCTGGGACGGCACCGAGCCGGCCGACAGCTTTCCGGTGGACCTTACCTTCGCTGAGGCCAATGCCGGTGACTATGACGCCGTGCTGTTGCCCGGGGGCGTGGTCAACGCCGACACCATCCGCATCGACACCCAGGCTCAGCAGCTGACCAAGCAGATCGCCGATGCCGGCAAGCCGGTGGCCGTCATCTGCCATGGCGCCTGGCTGCTGATCTCCGCCGGCCTGGTGCAGGGCAAGACCATGACCAGCTGGCCCTCGCTGACCGACGACCTCAAGAACGCTGGCGCCACCTGGCAGGACCAGGAGGTCATCGTCGACGGTCAACTGGTGAGCAGCCGCAAGCCAGACGACATTCCAGCCTTCAATCGCGAGTTCATCAAGCTGCTCGCAGGCTGA
- the mutM gene encoding bifunctional DNA-formamidopyrimidine glycosylase/DNA-(apurinic or apyrimidinic site) lyase: MPELPEVETTRRGIEPHVVGQRVRRVIVRDGRLRWPVPEDLDVRLSGQRIEAVERRAKYLLIRAESGTLIGHLGMSGSLRLVPADQPPAKHEHVDIELESGLSLRYTDPRRFGALLWTQDPHAHVLLSKLGPEPLTEAFDGGRLFELSRGRSMAVKPFIMDNAVVVGVGNIYAAEALFAAGIDPRRAAGSVSRARYDRLAEEIKKVLARSIESGGTTLRDFIGGDGAPGYFKQELFVYGRKGEFCKVCGTGLQEIRLGQRASVYCRKCQR, encoded by the coding sequence ATGCCCGAATTACCTGAAGTCGAAACCACTCGCCGGGGCATCGAGCCCCATGTCGTCGGTCAACGCGTGCGCCGGGTCATTGTCCGCGATGGTCGGCTACGCTGGCCCGTCCCCGAAGACCTGGACGTGCGCCTCTCCGGTCAGCGCATCGAGGCCGTGGAGCGGCGTGCCAAGTATCTGCTGATTCGCGCCGAGAGCGGCACCCTGATCGGCCACCTGGGCATGTCCGGCAGCCTGCGCCTGGTGCCGGCGGATCAGCCACCGGCCAAGCACGAGCATGTCGACATCGAGTTGGAGTCCGGGCTGTCGTTGCGCTACACCGATCCGCGCCGTTTCGGTGCGCTGCTCTGGACCCAGGATCCCCATGCCCATGTGCTGCTCAGCAAACTGGGGCCCGAGCCCCTGACCGAGGCCTTCGACGGCGGTCGGCTGTTCGAGCTGTCACGTGGGCGCAGCATGGCGGTCAAGCCCTTCATCATGGACAACGCCGTGGTGGTGGGGGTAGGCAACATCTACGCCGCCGAGGCGCTGTTCGCCGCCGGCATCGACCCCCGCCGGGCGGCCGGCAGCGTTTCCCGAGCGCGCTACGATCGCCTGGCCGAGGAGATCAAGAAGGTGCTGGCGCGTTCCATCGAGAGCGGCGGCACCACCCTGCGCGACTTCATCGGGGGCGACGGGGCGCCGGGCTATTTCAAGCAGGAGCTGTTCGTCTACGGGCGCAAGGGCGAATTCTGCAAGGTCTGTGGGACGGGCCTGCAGGAGATCCGCCTGGGCCAGCGCGCCAGCGTCTATTGCCGGAAATGCCAGCGATGA
- a CDS encoding DUF1249 domain-containing protein — MGLKLRDRYRVDLPGLQATCEANYVRLMRLLPKMREAMVSRRVMLSQGERPLGVLALEVTEACPYTTALRVRQELGLPWLPVPELEVRVYHDARMAEVVSAGASRHLLGRYPYPNQAMHQPDEKNQLNLFLGEWLSHCLACGHEAEPILQR; from the coding sequence ATGGGGCTGAAACTGCGAGATCGCTATCGAGTTGACCTGCCGGGCCTGCAGGCCACGTGCGAGGCCAACTACGTGCGGCTGATGCGGCTTCTGCCCAAGATGCGCGAAGCCATGGTTTCGCGTCGCGTCATGCTGTCACAAGGCGAGCGCCCGCTGGGGGTGCTCGCGCTGGAGGTCACCGAGGCCTGTCCCTACACGACGGCACTGCGGGTCCGCCAGGAGCTGGGGCTGCCCTGGCTGCCGGTTCCTGAACTGGAGGTGCGGGTCTATCACGATGCGCGGATGGCGGAAGTGGTGTCGGCGGGGGCCTCCCGGCACCTGCTCGGGCGCTATCCCTATCCCAACCAGGCGATGCATCAGCCTGACGAAAAGAACCAGCTCAATCTGTTTCTCGGCGAATGGCTGAGTCACTGCCTGGCCTGTGGCCATGAAGCTGAACCGATCCTGCAGCGATGA
- the parE gene encoding DNA topoisomerase IV subunit B, translated as MATQNAYNADAIEVLSGLDPVRKRPGMYTDTSRPNHLAQEVIDNSVDEALAGHARQVQVILHADNSLEVIDDGRGMPVDIHPEEGVSGVELILTKLHAGGKFSNKNYQFSGGLHGVGISVVNALSTRVEVRVKREGNEYAMAFADGFKASELAVVGSVGKRNTGTSVHFWPDPKYFDAPKFSVSRLKHVLKAKAVLCPGLAVSFHDEASGERTEWHYEDGLRSYLVDTVGDALRLPEVPFHGSLASAREAVDWALFWLPEGGESVQESYVNLIPTAQGGTHVNGLRQGLLDAIREFCEFRNLLPRGLKLAPEDVWERIAFVLSMKMQEPQFSGQTKERLSSREAAAFVAGVVKDAFSLWLNAHPELGQQIAELAINNAGRRLKAGKKVERKKITQGPALPGKLADCAGQDPMRSELFLVEGDSAGGSAKQARSKEFQAIMPLRGKILNTWEVDGSEVLGSQEVHDIAVAIGIDPGSADLSGLRYGKICILADADSDGLHIATLLCALFVQHFRPLVDAGHVYVAMPPLYRIDLGKEVHYALDEAERDGVLDRLAAEKKRGKPQVTRFKGLGEMNPLQLRETTMDPNTRRLVQLTLEDVPGTLEMMDMLLAKKRSGDRKSWLESKGDRAEVLL; from the coding sequence ATGGCCACGCAGAACGCCTATAACGCCGACGCCATCGAAGTCCTCTCCGGACTCGATCCGGTGCGCAAGCGCCCTGGCATGTACACCGACACCTCCCGGCCCAACCACCTGGCCCAGGAAGTCATCGACAACAGCGTGGACGAGGCCCTGGCTGGTCACGCGCGCCAGGTGCAGGTGATCCTGCACGCCGACAACTCCCTCGAAGTGATCGACGACGGTCGCGGCATGCCGGTGGACATTCACCCGGAAGAGGGCGTTTCCGGTGTCGAGCTGATCCTCACCAAGCTGCACGCCGGCGGCAAGTTCTCCAACAAGAACTACCAGTTCTCCGGCGGCCTGCACGGTGTAGGCATTTCCGTGGTGAACGCCCTGTCGACCCGTGTCGAGGTACGCGTCAAGCGTGAGGGCAACGAATACGCCATGGCCTTCGCCGACGGCTTCAAGGCCAGCGAACTGGCCGTGGTCGGTAGCGTTGGCAAGAGAAACACCGGTACCAGCGTGCACTTCTGGCCGGACCCCAAGTACTTCGATGCCCCCAAGTTTTCCGTCAGCCGCCTGAAGCACGTGCTCAAGGCCAAGGCAGTACTCTGCCCGGGCCTGGCCGTAAGCTTCCACGACGAAGCCAGTGGCGAACGCACCGAGTGGCATTATGAGGACGGCCTGAGATCCTACCTGGTGGATACCGTGGGCGACGCCCTGCGGCTACCGGAGGTGCCTTTCCACGGCAGCCTGGCTTCGGCTCGGGAAGCGGTGGACTGGGCACTGTTCTGGCTGCCCGAGGGTGGCGAGTCGGTGCAGGAAAGCTACGTCAACCTGATTCCCACCGCCCAGGGCGGCACCCATGTGAATGGCCTGCGCCAGGGTTTGCTGGATGCCATCCGGGAATTCTGCGAATTCCGCAACCTGCTGCCGCGCGGCCTCAAACTGGCTCCGGAAGATGTCTGGGAGCGCATCGCCTTCGTCCTCTCGATGAAGATGCAGGAGCCGCAATTCTCCGGCCAGACCAAGGAGCGGCTGTCCTCCCGCGAGGCGGCGGCCTTTGTCGCCGGGGTGGTCAAGGACGCGTTCAGCCTCTGGCTCAATGCCCATCCCGAGCTGGGTCAGCAGATCGCCGAGCTGGCCATCAACAACGCCGGCCGCCGCCTCAAGGCGGGCAAGAAGGTCGAGCGCAAGAAGATCACGCAAGGGCCGGCGCTGCCCGGCAAGCTGGCCGACTGCGCCGGCCAGGATCCGATGAGATCCGAGCTGTTCCTGGTGGAGGGCGACTCCGCCGGCGGCAGCGCCAAGCAGGCGCGCAGCAAGGAATTCCAGGCCATCATGCCGCTGCGCGGCAAGATCCTGAACACCTGGGAAGTGGACGGCAGCGAAGTGCTGGGCAGTCAGGAGGTGCACGACATCGCCGTGGCCATCGGCATCGACCCCGGCAGTGCCGACCTGAGCGGACTGAGATACGGCAAGATCTGCATCCTCGCCGATGCCGACTCCGACGGCCTGCACATCGCTACCCTGCTGTGCGCCCTGTTCGTGCAGCACTTCCGCCCGTTGGTGGACGCCGGCCATGTCTATGTAGCCATGCCGCCGCTGTACCGCATCGACCTGGGCAAGGAGGTCCATTACGCCCTCGACGAGGCCGAGCGTGACGGCGTCCTCGATCGCCTGGCGGCGGAGAAGAAGCGCGGCAAGCCCCAGGTCACCCGCTTCAAGGGCCTCGGCGAGATGAATCCGCTGCAGCTGCGCGAGACCACCATGGATCCCAACACCCGCCGCCTGGTGCAGCTGACCCTCGAGGACGTGCCCGGCACCCTCGAGATGATGGACATGCTGCTGGCCAAGAAGAGGTCCGGCGACCGCAAGAGCTGGCTGGAATCCAAGGGCGATCGCGCCGAAGTGCTGCTCTAA
- a CDS encoding LON peptidase substrate-binding domain-containing protein, protein MTLPLFPLNTTLFPGCRLDLQLFEARYLDMLGRCLKQGSSFGVVTILEGRETGAAPNRLGAFGCEALIRDWQQQSNGLLGIRIEGGRRFRLLSQEEQADHLVVGEVEWLAETDPQPLRDADADLMALLAALAQHPLVASLDMGGQVADRQALGCQLAYLLPFEAHLKLDWLGMSDQGQRLAAIERHLVDLQDDFQA, encoded by the coding sequence ATGACGCTGCCCCTGTTTCCGCTGAACACCACCCTGTTTCCCGGTTGCCGTCTCGATCTGCAACTGTTCGAAGCCCGCTATCTGGACATGCTCGGCCGCTGCCTCAAGCAGGGCAGCAGCTTTGGCGTGGTAACCATCCTCGAAGGCCGCGAGACCGGTGCCGCGCCGAATCGGCTGGGTGCCTTTGGCTGCGAGGCGCTGATCCGTGACTGGCAGCAACAGAGCAATGGTCTCCTGGGCATTCGCATCGAAGGCGGTCGGCGCTTTCGCCTGTTGAGCCAGGAAGAACAGGCCGATCACCTGGTGGTGGGCGAGGTGGAATGGCTGGCTGAAACCGATCCCCAGCCGCTGCGCGATGCCGACGCCGATCTGATGGCGCTGCTGGCGGCCTTGGCCCAGCATCCCCTGGTGGCCAGTCTGGACATGGGCGGCCAGGTCGCCGACCGTCAGGCGCTGGGCTGCCAGCTGGCCTACCTGTTGCCGTTCGAGGCCCATCTCAAGCTGGATTGGCTGGGCATGAGCGATCAGGGCCAGCGCCTGGCCGCTATCGAACGCCATCTGGTGGATCTGCAGGACGATTTCCAGGCCTGA
- a CDS encoding NUDIX domain-containing protein encodes MNEANESQVPAVEILSREICFQGFYRMARFRLRHRQFSGDLGPELEREVFVRPDAVCVLPYDAVRDEVVLIEQFRVGVMEKTAHPWLLEPVAGLVDKQGEAVEAVAHREAEEEAGLTLQSLWPISTYFPSPGGSDEQVYLYLGRCSTADAGGVHGLEEEGEDIRVHVWSLDEALAGVRDGRINNAAAIIALQWLALNRAEVRGLWG; translated from the coding sequence ATGAACGAAGCCAACGAATCCCAGGTGCCTGCCGTCGAGATCCTGAGTCGCGAGATCTGCTTCCAGGGCTTCTACCGCATGGCCCGTTTCCGGCTGCGCCACCGGCAGTTCTCCGGTGACCTCGGCCCTGAACTGGAGCGCGAGGTCTTCGTGCGTCCGGATGCCGTCTGCGTGCTGCCCTACGATGCGGTGCGCGACGAGGTGGTGCTGATCGAGCAGTTTCGCGTCGGCGTCATGGAAAAGACCGCTCATCCCTGGCTGCTTGAGCCGGTGGCGGGCTTGGTGGACAAGCAGGGCGAGGCCGTCGAGGCGGTCGCTCATCGGGAAGCCGAGGAAGAAGCCGGGCTGACCTTGCAATCGCTCTGGCCCATCTCCACCTACTTCCCCTCGCCCGGCGGCAGTGACGAACAGGTCTATCTCTACCTAGGTCGCTGCAGCACCGCGGACGCCGGTGGCGTCCATGGTCTGGAGGAGGAGGGCGAGGACATTCGCGTCCATGTCTGGTCGCTGGACGAGGCACTGGCCGGGGTTCGCGACGGTCGAATCAATAACGCAGCGGCAATCATCGCCCTGCAATGGTTGGCGCTCAATCGCGCCGAGGTACGGGGGTTATGGGGCTGA
- the parC gene encoding DNA topoisomerase IV subunit A translates to MSAPLDLSLDGVERRSLADFTEQAYLNYSMYVIMDRALPHIGDGLKPVQRRIIYAMSELGLDADAKHKKSARTVGDVLGKYHPHGDSACYEAMVLMAQPFSYRYPLVDGQGNWGAPDDPKSFAAMRYTEARLSRYSEVLLNELGQGTVDWVPNFDGTLNEPAVLPARLPNLLLNGTTGIAVGMATDIPPHNLREVAAACVRLLDDPIAGIPELLEHVPGPDFPTEAEIITPPADLRKIYETGRGSVRMRAVYRREDGDVVITALPHQVSGSKVLEQIAAQMQAKKLPMVADLRDESDHENPTRIVIVPRSNRIDADELMQHLFATTDLESSYRVNLNVIGLDGKPQVKDLRQILQEWLIYRIGTVRRRLQFRLDKVNRRLHLLDGLLIAFLNLDEVIHIIRTEEHPRQALMARFELSEDQADYILETRLRQLARLEEMKIRGEQAELLKEQKRLQTLLGSDKKLRNLVRDELIKDAETYGDARRSPIVVRAEAKALSETELMPTEPVTVVLSEKGWVRQAKGHDVDPTGLSYKAGDGFKAAALGRSNQFAVFIDSTGRSYSVAAHSLPSARGQGEPLTGRLTPPPGASFECLLLPDDSSLYVLASDAGYGFVVKGEDLQAKNKAGKALISLPNGAKVLSPKPVASLEDTSIAVVTNEGRLLVFAITELPQLAKGKGNKLISIPGERVAKREEYVVDLAVVPAGASLTLQAGKRPYTLKGSDLEHYRAERGRRGNKLPRGFQRVDSLQVET, encoded by the coding sequence ATGAGTGCACCCCTCGACCTGAGCCTGGATGGCGTCGAACGCCGTTCGTTGGCCGACTTCACCGAGCAGGCGTACCTGAACTACTCCATGTACGTCATCATGGACCGCGCCCTGCCGCACATCGGCGACGGTCTCAAGCCGGTCCAGCGCCGCATCATCTATGCCATGAGCGAACTGGGCCTGGATGCCGACGCCAAGCACAAGAAATCCGCCCGTACCGTGGGTGACGTGCTCGGTAAGTACCACCCCCATGGCGACTCGGCCTGCTACGAAGCCATGGTGCTGATGGCCCAGCCGTTCTCCTATCGCTATCCGCTGGTGGACGGCCAGGGCAACTGGGGCGCGCCGGACGATCCCAAGTCCTTTGCCGCCATGCGCTATACCGAGGCGCGGCTGTCGCGCTATTCCGAGGTGCTGCTCAATGAACTGGGGCAGGGCACCGTGGACTGGGTGCCCAACTTCGATGGCACCCTGAACGAACCGGCGGTGCTGCCGGCACGCCTGCCCAACCTGCTGCTCAACGGCACCACCGGCATCGCCGTGGGCATGGCCACCGATATCCCGCCGCACAACCTGCGTGAGGTGGCGGCTGCCTGCGTGCGCCTGCTGGACGATCCCATCGCCGGGATTCCCGAACTCCTCGAGCATGTGCCGGGTCCGGACTTCCCCACCGAAGCCGAGATCATCACGCCACCCGCCGACCTGCGCAAAATCTACGAGACCGGGCGCGGCTCGGTGCGCATGCGTGCCGTCTACCGCCGTGAAGACGGCGACGTGGTCATCACCGCACTGCCGCACCAGGTCTCCGGTTCCAAGGTGCTGGAGCAGATCGCCGCCCAGATGCAGGCCAAGAAGCTGCCCATGGTGGCCGACCTGCGTGACGAGTCGGACCACGAGAACCCGACCCGCATCGTCATCGTGCCGCGCTCCAACCGCATCGATGCCGACGAACTGATGCAGCACCTGTTCGCCACCACCGATCTTGAATCCAGCTACCGGGTCAACCTCAACGTCATCGGCCTGGACGGCAAGCCCCAGGTCAAGGACCTCCGGCAGATCCTCCAGGAGTGGCTGATCTATCGCATCGGCACGGTGCGTCGCCGCCTGCAGTTCCGCCTGGACAAGGTCAACCGCCGCCTGCACCTGCTGGACGGCCTGCTGATCGCCTTTCTCAACCTGGACGAGGTGATCCACATCATCCGTACCGAAGAGCATCCCAGGCAGGCATTGATGGCCCGTTTCGAGCTCTCCGAGGACCAGGCCGACTACATCCTCGAAACCCGCCTGCGCCAGCTGGCGCGGCTGGAAGAGATGAAGATCCGTGGCGAACAGGCCGAGCTGCTCAAGGAGCAGAAGCGCCTGCAGACCCTGCTGGGCAGCGACAAGAAGCTGCGCAATCTGGTCCGCGACGAATTGATCAAGGACGCCGAGACCTACGGCGACGCTCGTCGCTCGCCCATCGTCGTGCGTGCCGAGGCCAAGGCCCTGTCCGAAACCGAACTCATGCCCACCGAGCCGGTGACCGTGGTGCTGTCCGAGAAGGGCTGGGTGCGCCAGGCCAAGGGCCATGACGTCGATCCGACCGGGCTGTCCTACAAGGCCGGCGACGGCTTCAAGGCGGCAGCCCTGGGCCGCTCCAATCAGTTCGCCGTCTTCATCGACTCCACCGGGCGCAGCTATTCGGTCGCGGCTCACTCCCTGCCGTCGGCGCGGGGTCAGGGCGAACCCCTGACCGGACGCCTGACGCCGCCGCCAGGGGCCAGCTTCGAGTGTCTGCTCCTGCCGGACGACAGCAGCCTCTATGTACTGGCCTCGGATGCCGGCTACGGCTTCGTGGTCAAGGGCGAGGACCTGCAGGCCAAGAACAAGGCCGGCAAGGCGCTGATCAGCCTGCCCAACGGTGCCAAGGTGCTGTCTCCGAAGCCGGTGGCCTCCCTGGAGGACACCTCCATCGCGGTGGTCACCAACGAGGGGCGCCTGCTGGTATTCGCTATCACCGAGCTGCCACAGCTGGCCAAGGGCAAGGGCAACAAGCTGATTTCCATCCCTGGCGAGCGGGTGGCCAAGCGTGAGGAATACGTAGTCGATCTGGCCGTGGTCCCGGCCGGCGCGTCCCTCACCCTGCAGGCGGGCAAGCGGCCCTATACCCTCAAGGGCAGCGACCTGGAACATTACCGTGCCGAGCGCGGGCGGCGAGGCAACAAGCTGCCGCGTGGCTTCCAGCGGGTGGACTCGCTGCAGGTGGAAACTTGA
- a CDS encoding YqiA/YcfP family alpha/beta fold hydrolase, with translation MMPSILYIHGFNSSPASLKARQLTACMTHLGLADHLRAPALPNDAGAAFALLERELAELDAPLLVGSSLGGYYATVLAERHGLKAVLINPAVRPWRFMEHYLGPQRNHHTGETWTLTEAHVEALSAQEVAAPADPGRFHVWLQTGDETLDYRDAERYYGACTLRIEQGGDHGFQGFHRQLPLLLELAGFDPALWRELDFNTFE, from the coding sequence CTGATGCCGTCGATCCTCTATATCCATGGTTTCAACAGCTCGCCCGCGTCCTTGAAGGCCCGGCAGCTGACTGCCTGCATGACCCACCTTGGCCTGGCGGACCACCTGCGCGCCCCGGCGCTGCCCAACGATGCCGGTGCTGCCTTCGCGCTGTTGGAGCGCGAACTGGCGGAGCTGGACGCCCCCTTGCTGGTCGGCAGCTCCCTGGGCGGCTACTATGCCACCGTCCTGGCCGAGCGCCATGGGCTCAAGGCCGTGCTGATCAACCCGGCAGTCCGGCCCTGGCGCTTCATGGAGCATTATCTCGGCCCCCAACGCAATCACCATACCGGCGAGACCTGGACCCTCACCGAGGCCCACGTCGAAGCCCTGAGCGCGCAGGAAGTCGCAGCGCCGGCAGATCCCGGGCGCTTTCACGTCTGGCTGCAAACCGGTGACGAGACCCTCGACTACCGGGATGCCGAACGCTACTACGGCGCCTGCACCCTGCGCATCGAACAGGGTGGCGACCACGGCTTCCAGGGCTTCCACCGCCAGCTGCCGCTGCTGCTCGAGCTGGCCGGCTTCGACCCGGCGCTCTGGCGCGAGCTGGATTTCAACACCTTCGAATAG
- a CDS encoding PqiC family protein: protein MKRMCLARLALVSLLAGLGGCASLGPSHYYQLDGGNARTPANSARGLAVWIENLQLADYLQRDVLLERQPDGSLKATRDHWAGPLDANVRQLLQRQLASRLNSGRVVVGEQPEGFDPQYRVELVVTRLDAGDQAPAALDASWQLRDGQGRLLDTEVVHLQGRQGGDRAAQVRAQGELLQQLAARLATDLTKVAQRGRRDSEVARKEPKKLVEEAQARPTLPAVVPIRTGAEVYRF, encoded by the coding sequence ATGAAACGGATGTGTCTCGCCAGGCTGGCGCTCGTTAGCCTGCTGGCCGGCCTCGGCGGCTGTGCCAGCCTTGGCCCCAGCCACTACTATCAACTCGACGGCGGTAACGCGCGTACGCCCGCGAACAGCGCGCGTGGCCTTGCGGTGTGGATCGAAAACCTGCAACTGGCCGACTACCTGCAGCGTGACGTGCTGCTGGAGCGCCAGCCTGACGGCAGCCTCAAGGCCACTCGCGATCACTGGGCCGGTCCGCTTGACGCCAACGTACGCCAGTTGCTGCAACGCCAGCTCGCCAGCCGCCTGAACAGCGGTCGGGTCGTAGTGGGCGAGCAGCCCGAGGGCTTCGATCCGCAATACCGGGTGGAGCTGGTGGTGACCCGCCTCGACGCCGGGGACCAGGCTCCCGCTGCCCTGGACGCCAGCTGGCAACTACGTGACGGCCAGGGGCGCCTGCTGGACACCGAGGTGGTACACCTGCAAGGGCGTCAGGGCGGTGATCGTGCCGCCCAGGTGCGGGCGCAAGGCGAGTTGCTGCAGCAACTGGCCGCGCGTCTCGCCACGGATCTCACCAAGGTCGCCCAGCGTGGTCGGCGCGACAGCGAGGTCGCACGCAAGGAACCGAAGAAACTCGTGGAAGAGGCCCAGGCCCGGCCAACGTTGCCAGCCGTGGTGCCGATTCGCACCGGCGCCGAGGTCTACCGCTTCTGA
- a CDS encoding HDOD domain-containing protein, whose protein sequence is MPPQPQIMVDLQLEQLMPSPDLKVISRLIGQDPGLSGALLKLVNSPYFGLSNRITSIQRAVNLLGSQSVINLINAQSIKGELTDETIVILNRFWDTAQDVAETCLSLAKKTGYPTPDEAYALGLFHNCGIPLMLKRFPSYMAVLEEAYASVNEQVRVVDVENRMFNTNHAVVGYFISRSWRLPEHVGQAIANHHNAQSVFDEDSTTDIQIKNLLALLKMAEHICRCYRALGGQDEDHEWQAIAPRVLDHVGLSEYDFESLKETILEMGSGRINY, encoded by the coding sequence ATTCCTCCGCAGCCACAGATCATGGTGGATTTGCAGCTCGAACAGCTCATGCCCAGCCCGGATCTCAAGGTCATTTCCCGTCTGATCGGCCAGGACCCGGGGCTGTCGGGCGCCTTGCTCAAGTTGGTGAACTCGCCGTACTTCGGCCTGAGCAATCGCATCACCTCGATCCAGCGGGCGGTCAATCTGCTGGGCAGCCAGTCGGTCATCAACCTGATCAACGCCCAGTCGATCAAGGGGGAGCTCACCGACGAGACCATCGTCATTCTCAACCGCTTCTGGGATACCGCCCAGGATGTAGCCGAGACCTGCCTGAGCCTGGCCAAGAAGACCGGCTATCCGACCCCCGACGAAGCCTATGCCCTGGGTCTGTTCCACAACTGCGGCATCCCGTTGATGCTCAAGCGTTTCCCCAGCTACATGGCGGTACTGGAGGAGGCCTATGCCAGCGTTAACGAGCAGGTACGAGTGGTGGACGTGGAGAACCGCATGTTCAACACCAACCACGCCGTGGTGGGGTATTTCATCTCGCGGTCCTGGCGCCTGCCGGAGCACGTGGGCCAGGCCATCGCCAACCATCACAATGCCCAGTCCGTCTTCGACGAGGACTCGACCACCGACATCCAGATCAAGAATCTGCTGGCGCTGCTGAAGATGGCCGAGCACATCTGCCGCTGCTATCGCGCCCTGGGCGGCCAGGACGAGGATCACGAGTGGCAGGCCATCGCGCCGCGGGTGCTGGATCACGTCGGCCTGTCCGAGTACGACTTCGAGTCGCTCAAGGAGACGATCCTTGAAATGGGCAGTGGCCGGATCAATTACTAA